In Camelina sativa cultivar DH55 chromosome 16, Cs, whole genome shotgun sequence, a single window of DNA contains:
- the LOC109129396 gene encoding dolichol phosphate-mannose biosynthesis regulatory protein-like — MELADRAVGLLLSSISLSIFTYYTFWIIILPFVDSDHFIHKYFLPQDYAILVPVFAGITLLSLLSVFIGMVMLKSKKKKA; from the exons ATGGAATTAGCAGATCGAGCAGTCGGGCTACTACTATCTTCGATCAGCTTATCCATATTCACATACTATACTTTCTGGATCATCATCCTG CCATTTGTAGATAGTGATCATTTCATCCACAAGTACTTCTTGCCCCAAGACTATGCCATTCTCGTACCTGTCTTCGCTGGCATAACCCTCCTCTCTCTCCTTTCCGTATTTATCGGCATGGTCATGCTcaaatcaaaaaagaagaaggcaTAA